One region of Culex pipiens pallens isolate TS chromosome 2, TS_CPP_V2, whole genome shotgun sequence genomic DNA includes:
- the LOC120415465 gene encoding receptor-type tyrosine-protein phosphatase N2 isoform X4, with product MSNIDISTTAAAAKASWTNAARQQLVVRLGVWALVLGLLGSSVTTVGVAAEGNIGCLFAETLCIEHLEWCYDDFAFGKCLPQYGLEPEELFREPLDEDASRFLAIMLEDLQGASLGWEHPFTQCRMQGALYAMRTNSEIPRNLCANLAPDPEVLGPQSPLAFVRFTPPNDEYADEVYYPPLKKSQPVSKSQPSLNEKRFFPSARQHSKKSHPEMDPNRHAPPMPIVEDLEPVPLPIISPVIDYRQRELEHIRLANLRNRANFRRLLEQFGNAGPQAYPSPDVTDYIDDPTPNEVEHFEMRIKPEVSFSEKRDHSIFKEQKSADIDEEKALKKLVEKLTPVDVPDYTFIHPKSSSFREYANAHHIPKISNFAPENVNSVNSAGQDKNSPNLDKFYKKPHGVHAANDISEVPNTFREDAQFAPSEAGLYTEGGFVYVPKPGTAKNKNDARTLLDNILGFTRHERLDVKKPGPPAGPPPSNETPGEALPKGKEDADGDSKRPKSKKELHVHTDDNHAPHSVDTEYAHVILRNPIDNWKDGSRIVTALAELLNMQGYFTHPRVDRHEVSFRVESNPDKKTAADVAKQINDSRVRNNLSRRFGVVVDSAGVGDKTKDLDAVTTERLKRVEEGPDVTHVMAFMFAAGAAAIIVIVITLFLIKKHDKKKDKLGGLQAGLSGADSCSKDYQDLCRARMAGKGAGNTESPGGRITSLAKEAERPPSSRSSTSSWSEEPALTNMDISTGHMVLSYMEDHLRNKGRLQREWEALCRYEAEPSARDAALQPQCAPLNRAGAPLPYDHSRVVLNHLANAEGMDYINASTITDHDPRAPAYVAAQGPMQSTLAHFWQMVWEQGAVVLVALCRLQENGEPACARYWPEEGAEVYHIYEVHLVSEHIWCDDYLVRSFYLKNLRTGETRTVTQFHFLSWPQSGVPTSAKALLDFRRKVNKSYRGRSCPIVVHSSNGSGRTGAYILLDLVLGRMNKGAREIDIAATLEHLRDQRAGLVATRQQFEFVLMAVAEEVHAILKALPQNTNPGGGEKRPSDPTAVTATTTATTTTTTTEAKDQTAAAATNGGTKDEKTQDNTEAKRKDKTAEKK from the exons GTTGCCTGTTTGCCGAGACACTCTGCATCGAACATCTGGAATGGTGCTACGatg ATTTCGCGTTCGGAAAATGTCTTCCCCAGTACGGGCTCGAGCCGGAAGAGCTCTTCCGGGAGCCCCTGGACGAGGATGCATCCCGCTTTCTGGCCATAATGCTCGAGGATCTTCAGGGTGCCAGTCTGGGCTGGGAGCATCCGTTCACCCAGTGTCGCATGCAGGGTGCCCTGTACGCGATGCGCACCAACTCGGAGATTCCGCGGAATCTGTGCGCAAACCTGGCCCCCGATCCGGAGGTTCTGGGTCCGCAGAGTCCGCTGGCATTCGTACGGTTCACTCCACCGAACGATGAGTACGCTGACGAGGTGTACTATCCACCGTTGAAAAAGTCTCAACCAGTCAGCAAGTCCCAGCCGTCCCTTAATGAGAAACGGTTCTTCCCATCGGCTCGACAGCACAGCAAAAAGTCCCACCCGGAAATGGACCCGAACCGTCACGCTCCTCCGATGCCGATCGTTGAAgatctggaaccggtcccactACCGATCATTTCCCCGGTCATCGACTACCGTCAGCGAGAGCTTGAGCACATTCGGTTGGCCAACCTCCGAAACAGAGCCAACTTCCGGCGACTCTTGGAACAGTTTGGAAACGCCGGTCCTCAAGCCTACCCCAGCCCAGACGTCACCGACTACATCGACGATCCTACTCCCAACGAGGTTGAACACTTCGAGATGCGTATCAAGCCGGAGGTGTCCTTCAGCGAGAAGCGCGATCACTCGATCTTCAAGGAGCAGAAATCCGCCGACATTGACGAAGAAAAGGCTCTCAAGAAGCTCGTCGAAAAGCTGACCCCCGTCGACGTTCCGGACTACACGTTCATCCATCCGAAATCATCGTCGTTCCGTGAGTACGCCAACGCGCATCACATTCCCAAAATTTCCAACTTTGCTCCGGAGAATGTCAACTCGGTAAACTCCGCCGGCCAGGACAAGAACTCCCCGAACCTGGacaagttctacaagaaaccgCACGGTGTACATGCCGCCAACGACATCAGCGAGGTGCCAAACACGTTCCGCGAGGACGCCCAGTTCGCACCCTCCGAGGCCGGACTGTACACCGAGGGTGGGTTCGTGTACGTACCGAAACCCGGAACGGCTAAGAACAAGAACGACGCACGGACGCTGCTGGACAACATCCTGGGATTTACCCGTCACGAGCGGTTGGACGTGAAGAAACCCGGCCCACCGGCTGGTCCTCCACCGTCGAACGAAACCCCCGGAGAGGCTCTGCCCAAGGGCAAGGAAGACGCGGACGGTGATTCCAAGCGCCCCAAGTCCAAGAAGGAACTGCACGTGCACACGGACGATAACCACGCGCCGCACTCGGTGGACACGGAGTACGCCCACGTGATCCTGAGGAATCC GATCGACAACTGGAAGGACGGCTCGAGGATTGTGACTGCACTAGCCGAACTCCTCAACATGCAGGGATACTTTACGCATCCAAG GGTCGACCGCCACGAGGTATCGTTCCGGGTGGAGTCCAATCCGGACAAGAAAACGGCCGCTGACGTGGCGAAGCAGATCAACGACAGCCGCGTGCGTAACAACCTGTCTCGTCGATTCGGCGTGGTGGTCGATTCCGCCGGCGTAGGTGACAAGACCAAGGACCTAGACGCCGTCACGACTGAGCGATTGAAGCGCGTCGAAGAGGGCCCGGACGTGACGCACGTGATGGCGTTCATGTTTGCAG CTGGTGCCGCGGCGATCATCGTGATAGTGATTACTTTATTTCTTATCAAGAAGCATGATAAAAAGAAGGACAAACTAGGCGGACTGCAGGCGGGACTTTCGGGTGCGGACAGTTGCAGCAAGGACTACCAGGACCTGTGCCGGGCGAGGATGGCCGGCAAAGGAGCGGGCAATACGGAATCACCCGGCGGCAGGATTACATCGCTCGCGAAGGAAGCCGAGCGGCCACCGTCGTCCAGGTCAAGCACGTCTTCTTG GAGTGAGGAACCCGCGCTAACGAACATGGACATCTCTACCGGACACATGGTACTGTCGTACATGGAGGATCATCTGCGCAACAAGGGTCGGCTGCAGCGCGAGTGGGAAGCACTGTGCCGGTACGAGGCCGAACCGAGTGCCCGTGATGCCGCCCTGCAGCCACAGTGTGCACCGCTGAACCGTGCCGGAGCCCCGCTGCCGTACGACCACTCCCGTGTCGTCCTGAACCACCTGGCCAACGCTGAAGGCATGGACTACATCAACGCTTCAACGATT ACGGACCACGATCCACGTGCCCCGGCGTACGTGGCCGCCCAGGGACCGATGCAGTCGACGCTGGCCCACTTCTGGCAGATGGTGTGGGAGCAAGGTGCCGTCGTACTGGTGGCACTCTGCCGACTCCAGGAGAACGGAGAGCCGGCCTGCGCGCGCTACTGGCCCGAGGAGGGCGCCGAGGTGTACCACATCTACGAGGTGCACCTCGTGAGCGAACACATCTGGTGCGACGACTACCTGGTGCGGTCGTTCTACCTGAAGAACCTCCGAACCGGGGAGACCCGCACCGTCACCCAGTTCCACTTCCTGTCGTGGCCCCAGAGCGGAGTGCCGACCTCGGCCAAGGCGCTGCTGGACTTCCGCCGCAAGGTGAACAAGTCGTACCGCGGACGGTCCTGCCCGATCGTCGTGCACAGCAG CAACGGTTCCGGCCGCACCGGCGCCTACATCCTGCTCGACCTGGTGCTCGGTCGGATGAACAAGGGCGCCCGCGAGATCGACATCGCCGCCACGCTGGAGCACCTGCGCGATCAACGGGCCGGCCTGGTCGCCACCCGGCAGCAGTTTGAGTTTGTGCTGATGGCCGTCGCCGAGGAGGTGCACGCGATCCTGAAGGCCCTGCCCCAGAACACGAACCCGGGCGGTGGCGAGAAGCGACCCAGCGATCCAACGGCGGTAACTGCGACGACGActgcgacaacgacgacgacgacgacggaagcCAAGGATCAAACGGCTGCGGCAGCTACCAATGGAGGAACCAAGGACGAAAAGACACAGGACAACACCGAGGCAAAGCGAAAGGACAAGACGGCGGAAAAGAAGTAA
- the LOC120415465 gene encoding receptor-type tyrosine-protein phosphatase N2 isoform X3, whose protein sequence is MSNIDISTTAAAAKASWTNAARQQLVVRLGVWALVLGLLGSSVTTVGVAAEGNIGCLFAETLCIEHLEWCYDDFAFGKCLPQYGLEPEELFREPLDEDASRFLAIMLEDLQGASLGWEHPFTQCRMQGALYAMRTNSEIPRNLCANLAPDPEVLGPQSPLAFVRFTPPNDEYADEVYYPPLKKSQPVSKSQPSLNEKRFFPSARQHSKKSHPEMDPNRHAPPMPIVEDLEPVPLPIISPVIDYRQRELEHIRLANLRNRANFRRLLEQFGNAGPQAYPSPDVTDYIDDPTPNEVEHFEMRIKPEVSFSEKRDHSIFKEQKSADIDEEKALKKLVEKLTPVDVPDYTFIHPKSSSFREYANAHHIPKISNFAPENVNSVNSAGQDKNSPNLDKFYKKPHGVHAANDISEVPNTFREDAQFAPSEAGLYTEGGFVYVPKPGTAKNKNDARTLLDNILGFTRHERLDVKKPGPPAGPPPSNETPGEALPKGKEDADGDSKRPKSKKELHVHTDDNHAPHSVDTEYAHVILRNPIDNWKDGSRIVTALAELLNMQGYFTHPRVDRHEVSFRVESNPDKKTAADVAKQINDSRVRNNLSRRFGVVVDSAGVGDKTKDLDAVTTERLKRVEEGPDVTHVMAFMFAGAGAAAIIVIVITLFLIKKHDKKKDKLGGLQAGLSGADSCSKDYQDLCRARMAGKGAGNTESPGGRITSLAKEAERPPSSRSSTSSWSEEPALTNMDISTGHMVLSYMEDHLRNKGRLQREWEALCRYEAEPSARDAALQPQCAPLNRAGAPLPYDHSRVVLNHLANAEGMDYINASTITDHDPRAPAYVAAQGPMQSTLAHFWQMVWEQGAVVLVALCRLQENGEPACARYWPEEGAEVYHIYEVHLVSEHIWCDDYLVRSFYLKNLRTGETRTVTQFHFLSWPQSGVPTSAKALLDFRRKVNKSYRGRSCPIVVHSSNGSGRTGAYILLDLVLGRMNKGAREIDIAATLEHLRDQRAGLVATRQQFEFVLMAVAEEVHAILKALPQNTNPGGGEKRPSDPTAVTATTTATTTTTTTEAKDQTAAAATNGGTKDEKTQDNTEAKRKDKTAEKK, encoded by the exons GTTGCCTGTTTGCCGAGACACTCTGCATCGAACATCTGGAATGGTGCTACGatg ATTTCGCGTTCGGAAAATGTCTTCCCCAGTACGGGCTCGAGCCGGAAGAGCTCTTCCGGGAGCCCCTGGACGAGGATGCATCCCGCTTTCTGGCCATAATGCTCGAGGATCTTCAGGGTGCCAGTCTGGGCTGGGAGCATCCGTTCACCCAGTGTCGCATGCAGGGTGCCCTGTACGCGATGCGCACCAACTCGGAGATTCCGCGGAATCTGTGCGCAAACCTGGCCCCCGATCCGGAGGTTCTGGGTCCGCAGAGTCCGCTGGCATTCGTACGGTTCACTCCACCGAACGATGAGTACGCTGACGAGGTGTACTATCCACCGTTGAAAAAGTCTCAACCAGTCAGCAAGTCCCAGCCGTCCCTTAATGAGAAACGGTTCTTCCCATCGGCTCGACAGCACAGCAAAAAGTCCCACCCGGAAATGGACCCGAACCGTCACGCTCCTCCGATGCCGATCGTTGAAgatctggaaccggtcccactACCGATCATTTCCCCGGTCATCGACTACCGTCAGCGAGAGCTTGAGCACATTCGGTTGGCCAACCTCCGAAACAGAGCCAACTTCCGGCGACTCTTGGAACAGTTTGGAAACGCCGGTCCTCAAGCCTACCCCAGCCCAGACGTCACCGACTACATCGACGATCCTACTCCCAACGAGGTTGAACACTTCGAGATGCGTATCAAGCCGGAGGTGTCCTTCAGCGAGAAGCGCGATCACTCGATCTTCAAGGAGCAGAAATCCGCCGACATTGACGAAGAAAAGGCTCTCAAGAAGCTCGTCGAAAAGCTGACCCCCGTCGACGTTCCGGACTACACGTTCATCCATCCGAAATCATCGTCGTTCCGTGAGTACGCCAACGCGCATCACATTCCCAAAATTTCCAACTTTGCTCCGGAGAATGTCAACTCGGTAAACTCCGCCGGCCAGGACAAGAACTCCCCGAACCTGGacaagttctacaagaaaccgCACGGTGTACATGCCGCCAACGACATCAGCGAGGTGCCAAACACGTTCCGCGAGGACGCCCAGTTCGCACCCTCCGAGGCCGGACTGTACACCGAGGGTGGGTTCGTGTACGTACCGAAACCCGGAACGGCTAAGAACAAGAACGACGCACGGACGCTGCTGGACAACATCCTGGGATTTACCCGTCACGAGCGGTTGGACGTGAAGAAACCCGGCCCACCGGCTGGTCCTCCACCGTCGAACGAAACCCCCGGAGAGGCTCTGCCCAAGGGCAAGGAAGACGCGGACGGTGATTCCAAGCGCCCCAAGTCCAAGAAGGAACTGCACGTGCACACGGACGATAACCACGCGCCGCACTCGGTGGACACGGAGTACGCCCACGTGATCCTGAGGAATCC GATCGACAACTGGAAGGACGGCTCGAGGATTGTGACTGCACTAGCCGAACTCCTCAACATGCAGGGATACTTTACGCATCCAAG GGTCGACCGCCACGAGGTATCGTTCCGGGTGGAGTCCAATCCGGACAAGAAAACGGCCGCTGACGTGGCGAAGCAGATCAACGACAGCCGCGTGCGTAACAACCTGTCTCGTCGATTCGGCGTGGTGGTCGATTCCGCCGGCGTAGGTGACAAGACCAAGGACCTAGACGCCGTCACGACTGAGCGATTGAAGCGCGTCGAAGAGGGCCCGGACGTGACGCACGTGATGGCGTTCATGTTTGCAG GAGCTGGTGCCGCGGCGATCATCGTGATAGTGATTACTTTATTTCTTATCAAGAAGCATGATAAAAAGAAGGACAAACTAGGCGGACTGCAGGCGGGACTTTCGGGTGCGGACAGTTGCAGCAAGGACTACCAGGACCTGTGCCGGGCGAGGATGGCCGGCAAAGGAGCGGGCAATACGGAATCACCCGGCGGCAGGATTACATCGCTCGCGAAGGAAGCCGAGCGGCCACCGTCGTCCAGGTCAAGCACGTCTTCTTG GAGTGAGGAACCCGCGCTAACGAACATGGACATCTCTACCGGACACATGGTACTGTCGTACATGGAGGATCATCTGCGCAACAAGGGTCGGCTGCAGCGCGAGTGGGAAGCACTGTGCCGGTACGAGGCCGAACCGAGTGCCCGTGATGCCGCCCTGCAGCCACAGTGTGCACCGCTGAACCGTGCCGGAGCCCCGCTGCCGTACGACCACTCCCGTGTCGTCCTGAACCACCTGGCCAACGCTGAAGGCATGGACTACATCAACGCTTCAACGATT ACGGACCACGATCCACGTGCCCCGGCGTACGTGGCCGCCCAGGGACCGATGCAGTCGACGCTGGCCCACTTCTGGCAGATGGTGTGGGAGCAAGGTGCCGTCGTACTGGTGGCACTCTGCCGACTCCAGGAGAACGGAGAGCCGGCCTGCGCGCGCTACTGGCCCGAGGAGGGCGCCGAGGTGTACCACATCTACGAGGTGCACCTCGTGAGCGAACACATCTGGTGCGACGACTACCTGGTGCGGTCGTTCTACCTGAAGAACCTCCGAACCGGGGAGACCCGCACCGTCACCCAGTTCCACTTCCTGTCGTGGCCCCAGAGCGGAGTGCCGACCTCGGCCAAGGCGCTGCTGGACTTCCGCCGCAAGGTGAACAAGTCGTACCGCGGACGGTCCTGCCCGATCGTCGTGCACAGCAG CAACGGTTCCGGCCGCACCGGCGCCTACATCCTGCTCGACCTGGTGCTCGGTCGGATGAACAAGGGCGCCCGCGAGATCGACATCGCCGCCACGCTGGAGCACCTGCGCGATCAACGGGCCGGCCTGGTCGCCACCCGGCAGCAGTTTGAGTTTGTGCTGATGGCCGTCGCCGAGGAGGTGCACGCGATCCTGAAGGCCCTGCCCCAGAACACGAACCCGGGCGGTGGCGAGAAGCGACCCAGCGATCCAACGGCGGTAACTGCGACGACGActgcgacaacgacgacgacgacgacggaagcCAAGGATCAAACGGCTGCGGCAGCTACCAATGGAGGAACCAAGGACGAAAAGACACAGGACAACACCGAGGCAAAGCGAAAGGACAAGACGGCGGAAAAGAAGTAA